Part of the Chanos chanos chromosome 5, fChaCha1.1, whole genome shotgun sequence genome, ATTTTTGGGCCTTATGCCTGCTTACATGGCATATGAAGATACTTTGTGCACGAAGATGGTGGCGTTCTATAAACGTGAAAAAGGCTCGAGTCTCCCATCCACTCAGGCCACTGTGTTGCTCTTTGATCCCGAGTACGGCAACGTTCTGGCGGTGAGTTTTATGTAGTATTACCTTAAATAAGCAGCCCCGCTCTCGGCAAAGAGCAATAACAGCGTAACAAATGAATCTAATTTTGGGGCCATGGACATAACCAAATGCAAAAGAGAGGGCAAGGtatattaaaatattctttaaaaaaaatgtcaggatTATTGCTTACATGTTTTCAGATTCACAAATTTCCAAATTCCAGTTGAACCTCATTTTAGGTTTATGACAGGTCATGGATGGTGACGCCATCACAGCTAAAAGAACAGCAGCAGTATCTGCAATCTCTGCCAAGGTAAGGAAGTTACACATTTACGATCCTTTTCTTCCAGGTATGCATGGGTGACTACATTAGGGTTGGTTTCCAATGCTGGGATAAAGTCTAGTCCTCAGCTAAACTGCTTTCTGAAAGAAGAAACTCCATTTTAaatataatgattaaaaaacaaaaaaaacagagagagcagtcagagtTCATTTGTTCTCTTCAGCTGCTGATGCCAGCGCAGTCTGAGGTGTTAAGCATCCTAGGCTCAGGACACCAAGCGTTCAGCCACTACGAAGTCTTCATGGAGACCTTCGGCTTCAAAGAGGTAAATGACCTGAGGAGCCAATCAGTGAATGTGTTATTCAGGGAAGGTCAAACCTATCATTAGAAATAGTACTGAGATTTTAAAGTTCAGACAGTTCTTCATATCCAAATGATTATAACATCACTGAATCTCACCCAGGTGAGAGTgtggagcaggaggagagagatggcCGAGCGGTTTGCCAGTACGGTCCAGGGCCCCGTTACAGTGTGTTCTTCTGCTAAAGATGCTGTCGACGGGGCTGATGTCATTGTCACCGTCACTAACGCAGTTGAACCAGTGCTTTTTGGGGAGTGGGTTAAACCTGGTGCCCACGTGGCTGGTGAGATCTGTTCTTTATTTTAGTGGAAGTGCTTGTTACATCACATTGATGAATGTATCCCGATTGATGATCTGCTCAGAACAAGCCAATCACAAAGCTTATGTAAAAGTTccccaaatccagtcctgaagCGCCATTGTCCTGACTGAGAAACCTGTGTTTATTCCTGAACCAGTCTGAAATTAGccatttgattggctgatatGAAAAACAGCAAGACATCACtgctccaggactggatttgcagAACCCTGTCATGAGGTGAACCTAAGTTTATTTAtgcc contains:
- the crym gene encoding ketimine reductase mu-crystallin; protein product: MSGMPILLSKDVVTRLLVYKDLIPRLEVALGMFSKRDSSEVIQPVRSVIPIQKHNGFLGLMPAYMAYEDTLCTKMVAFYKREKGSSLPSTQATVLLFDPEYGNVLAVMDGDAITAKRTAAVSAISAKLLMPAQSEVLSILGSGHQAFSHYEVFMETFGFKEVRVWSRRREMAERFASTVQGPVTVCSSAKDAVDGADVIVTVTNAVEPVLFGEWVKPGAHVAAVGACRPDWRELDDSLMRNAVVYVDSGEGAATESGDIILSGAKVFGELGEVINGSLPAQRERITVFKSLGMGIQDAVSAKLVFEKWKSTECGTEKKN